A DNA window from Candidatus Bathyarchaeota archaeon contains the following coding sequences:
- a CDS encoding Lrp/AsnC family transcriptional regulator encodes VKVHVHIDRGALGLARYVMLCDFKDDLEEVADKLLDRLARENYIEFFARLIPWGGFLVLASLPPRFETKYRIFLDRLIDMGILRGYQMFRVNWLRYFSMRVDCFDFKRYCWKFQWDDLSNRDASTIVSIEEDVRKARIDKLDLRIIGMLQKDSSLSVAEIARQLDVDYKKVLYHFKEHIVGGGLIKGYILRWHGEVKSKNSLTRMIMVLDGLEHSELEAVKEVFQDIPFTWFDSYSRDSGVYMAYLVVPVEHLQGTLKYTWRRLSNTRRKLIYAFIDSECSRAYMVPMEPFVEEIGWTFSIKTSINLLSEILNLNLAR; translated from the coding sequence GTCAAGGTTCATGTTCATATCGACCGTGGGGCGTTGGGGTTAGCTAGGTACGTAATGCTATGTGATTTTAAAGACGACTTAGAGGAGGTGGCTGATAAGTTACTTGATAGACTTGCTAGGGAGAATTATATAGAGTTTTTTGCAAGGCTTATTCCATGGGGTGGCTTCCTCGTTTTAGCCTCTTTACCGCCAAGATTCGAGACTAAGTATAGGATTTTCCTCGACAGACTTATCGACATGGGAATTCTAAGAGGTTATCAGATGTTCAGGGTTAACTGGTTACGCTATTTCTCGATGAGAGTCGACTGCTTTGACTTTAAGAGATATTGCTGGAAGTTCCAGTGGGATGACTTATCGAACAGAGACGCGTCTACAATCGTCTCTATAGAGGAAGACGTCAGGAAAGCCCGGATAGATAAACTTGACCTACGGATAATCGGTATGCTTCAGAAGGATTCGTCACTATCTGTCGCGGAGATCGCTAGACAACTTGATGTAGATTATAAGAAGGTTTTATACCACTTTAAGGAGCATATCGTCGGAGGGGGACTGATCAAGGGCTATATACTTAGATGGCATGGAGAAGTAAAGTCTAAAAACTCTCTTACGCGTATGATAATGGTCTTGGATGGATTGGAGCACAGTGAACTTGAAGCTGTTAAAGAGGTCTTCCAAGATATACCGTTTACTTGGTTTGACTCCTATTCAAGGGATTCTGGGGTTTACATGGCATACCTCGTAGTTCCGGTGGAGCATCTTCAAGGTACACTTAAGTATACTTGGAGAAGACTGTCAAATACCAGGAGAAAGCTTATCTACGCTTTTATAGATTCTGAGTGTAGTAGAGCTTACATGGTGCCTATGGAGCCTTTCGTGGAAGAAATTGGATGGACGTTCAGCATCAAAACTAGTATAAATCTATTGTCTGAAATCTTAAATTTAAATCTCGCTAGATAG
- a CDS encoding DNA-binding protein, whose protein sequence is MLEILYLILKSCEKGASKTQITYDARINFRISMRYLDLLEERNLVQIQQVGDRSIYKLTENGSRLLNHLEEVVKLLQQRPCPYREAHLRRIRDPQR, encoded by the coding sequence ATGTTAGAGATACTTTACTTAATACTCAAAAGCTGCGAGAAAGGGGCTTCTAAGACACAGATAACCTACGATGCCAGGATAAACTTCAGGATATCTATGCGATACCTCGACCTATTGGAGGAGAGGAACTTAGTTCAGATCCAACAGGTAGGAGACCGAAGCATATACAAGCTCACAGAGAACGGAAGTCGTCTACTAAACCACTTAGAGGAAGTTGTGAAGCTACTTCAACAGAGACCCTGCCCTTACCGGGAGGCTCATCTACGAAGGATTAGAGACCCTCAACGATGA